CCAAGAAGGAGTTCCTCAATAGCATAAGCCATGAAATCCGTACCCCGCTTAACGCTGTCATTGGCCTTACCTCGATTGCCTCGTCGCATCTGGGGGATTGTGATCGCGTCAAGGATTGCCTTGTGAAAATTGACCAGAGTTCCGACCGCCTGCTCTCGATTATCAATGACATTCTCGACATGAGCCGTATTGAATCGGGCAAGTTCGACCTCAACGAGGCTCCGATGCACTTGTTCGAAGTCGTGCACGAGGTGGAACGCGATATCCGCAATGACTTGCAGGTGAAAGACCTCAAGTTTGAACTGGATTGCGTTGACATCAATGACGACGAAGTCGTCTGCGACAGGGAACGTTTGCGCCAGGCACTTCTCAAGGTTCTTTCGAACGCTATCAAGTTTACGAAGGAAGGCGGAACGGTCTCGATGAGCGTCAAGGAAACGCCGCTTTCTAAGTCGAGCTATGCGGCATACGAATTCCGCATCAAGGATAACGGTGTCGGCATGAGCGAGGAGTTCCTCAAGATGGTCTATGAACCGTTTGCAAGGGAATCTACGGTGTCGAGAGATGTTCGCGGCATGGGTCTTGGACTTGCCATCACGAAGAATTCCGTCGAGATGATGGGTGGCCAGATTGAAATTGCAAGCCGAAGAAATGTCGGTACCGAAGTTGTCATGACGTTTGAATTCAAGCTTGTGCAGTCCAAGAAGAGCGACGGAAATGCCGAACCGATTGTCAATTCGGGCTTTGCTGGCAAGAGAATCCTTTTGGTCGAAGACAACATCCTCAACCGCGAAATCACGATGGAAATCCTCCAGGACAATGGCTTTATCGTGACGGCGGTGGAAGATGGCGATATTGCCGTGAAAATGCTTTCGAAGGCGAAATCGAGGCCGTTCGATGTCATTTTGATGGATGTCCGTATGCCGGTGATGGACGGTTACGAGGCGACAAAGCGCATCCGTGCGTTCGAAAACAAGGATGTTGCCGGAATCCCGATTATCGCCATGACCGCTAACGCGTTTGACGAAGACCGCAAGGCTTCTTTCGAGGCGGGCATGAACGAACATATCGCAAAGCCGGTCAGTATTGAAAAGCTGAAGGACGTGCTGGCGATGTTCTTGTAACGGACTTGTAGTTTTATTCCTATTTATCTGTTACAACGGCGGTATGGCTCCAAAAAAATGTAAAAAGTTATCTATATTGAAAAACATATGTCAGCAAGAGTAACAAGTAGCGATAAAATTGAAGATATGTTTCCGGAAACCCCGGTACGTAAGATTATCACCCCTATCGAACGCCTGATGAAGGTGGAGACGACGGGCGGCATAGTGCTTATCATTATGACGCTTGCAGCTCTCATCTGGGCGAACCTGAGTCCATCATCGTACGAGCACTTTTGGCATTTGCCGATCGTGGTGACGATTGGCAGCTGGGTTGGCTCGGCCGATTTGCATTGGTTCATCAACGATGCGCTGATGACGATATTCTTCTTCAATATCGGGCTTGAAGTCAAAGGCGAAATGACCTACGGCGAACTGCGCGACCCGAAGGCGGCAAGCCTCCCGATTATCGCGGCTGCTGGCGGTATGCTTTTCCCGGCGCTTATCTACCTCACGCTCTGCCCTCCGGGGACGTCACATGGCTGGGGAATCCCGACGGCGACGGATATCGCGTTTGTGGTGGGCTGCATGGCTATCTTGGGCAAGAAGGTGCCGCATGCGCTCCGCGTGATGATTTTGACTTTGGCGATTGCAGATGATATCGGTGCGATTCTCGTGATTGCCATTGGCTACCCGAGCGGAGACGGCATCAACTTTAGCGCTCTTGGAATGGCTTTTGTGCTCCTCGCCTTGTTTAACGTGTTCTTCCGCATCGGTGTCCGCAACATGCTGCTGCTCCATTTCACGGGTATTGCCGTGTGGGCGTTCTTTGTCAAGTCCGGTGTGCATCCGACGATTGCGGGCGTGCTCCTTGGCCTTTCCGTGCCTGCTAAGGCCGTGGTGGCGAAAGGCATGGTCGCAAGCTTCACGAACAGTGTTGGAAACGTGCTCTCTGGCGAGACGAAGGACCGCAACGAACAGTATGAAGTCTTTACGATGCTCAAGCGCGGGGCAAGCGAAAGCGTCTCCTTGCAGGAACGCTTGTACAAGATGCTTGTGCCTTGGGTGAACTTTGGCATCATGCCGATTTTTGCGCTTGCAAATGCCGGTGTCGAAATCAAACTCGGCGGTCTGGATGTCCCGGTGCTTGGCGCTGTGGCACTTGCGCTTATTTTCGGTAAGCCGATAGGTATTTTCCTCTTCAGCCTCCTGTCTGTAAAGATTGGCGTTTCCAAGAAGCCGAGCTACTCCTGGAAGATCCTTTGGGGTGGCGGCATGCTTGCCGGTATCGGGTTCACGATGGCTCTCTTTGTCGCAGGCCTTGCCTTTGAAGACGGCGGCAACAAGGACTCTGC
This is a stretch of genomic DNA from Fibrobacter sp. UBA4297. It encodes these proteins:
- the nhaA gene encoding Na+/H+ antiporter NhaA, which translates into the protein MSARVTSSDKIEDMFPETPVRKIITPIERLMKVETTGGIVLIIMTLAALIWANLSPSSYEHFWHLPIVVTIGSWVGSADLHWFINDALMTIFFFNIGLEVKGEMTYGELRDPKAASLPIIAAAGGMLFPALIYLTLCPPGTSHGWGIPTATDIAFVVGCMAILGKKVPHALRVMILTLAIADDIGAILVIAIGYPSGDGINFSALGMAFVLLALFNVFFRIGVRNMLLLHFTGIAVWAFFVKSGVHPTIAGVLLGLSVPAKAVVAKGMVASFTNSVGNVLSGETKDRNEQYEVFTMLKRGASESVSLQERLYKMLVPWVNFGIMPIFALANAGVEIKLGGLDVPVLGAVALALIFGKPIGIFLFSLLSVKIGVSKKPSYSWKILWGGGMLAGIGFTMALFVAGLAFEDGGNKDSAKLGILLGSFSAAILGTIYMSIVSKKE